From the genome of Gemmatimonadota bacterium, one region includes:
- a CDS encoding DUF4160 domain-containing protein gives MPTVLKTAGFIIRVHGPPREHPPPHVHVERGHDELVVIRLGTATSPPSVWAVYRMRNVDVLRAFRLVETHHALIDAAWRRLHG, from the coding sequence ATGCCGACGGTCCTCAAGACGGCCGGCTTCATCATCCGGGTCCATGGACCGCCGCGCGAGCATCCGCCCCCGCATGTCCATGTCGAACGCGGTCACGATGAGCTCGTCGTCATCCGACTCGGGACGGCGACGTCACCACCCTCCGTTTGGGCGGTGTACCGGATGCGGAATGTCGATGTGCTTCGGGCGTTCCGCTTGGTCGAAACCCATCATGCGCTGATCGACGCGGCGTGGAGGAGGCTGCATGGCTAG
- a CDS encoding DUF2442 domain-containing protein translates to MARARASDADILAQIPAARRRARAGQPVAAEAHYDRARRCLRIGLTNGTVLSVPIELVPPLRHATDRELADVTVGVAGVSLRWDRLDEDLGLSALAQLALGRGLLLRASGAAGGAARTTAKAQASRANGALGGRPRKTASSG, encoded by the coding sequence ATGGCTAGAGCTCGAGCGTCAGACGCCGACATCCTCGCGCAGATCCCGGCGGCGCGGCGGCGAGCGCGTGCCGGGCAGCCCGTCGCCGCAGAGGCACACTACGACCGCGCCAGGCGGTGTCTCCGGATCGGGCTCACGAATGGCACCGTGCTGTCAGTGCCGATCGAACTCGTGCCACCACTCCGACATGCGACCGACCGGGAGTTGGCCGATGTGACGGTCGGCGTCGCCGGGGTGAGTCTTCGCTGGGATCGCCTGGACGAGGACCTGGGTCTCTCGGCGCTCGCGCAACTGGCCCTCGGTCGCGGGCTCCTCCTGCGTGCCTCCGGCGCGGCCGGCGGTGCCGCGCGAACCACCGCCAAGGCTCAAGCCTCCCGTGCCAACGGCGCACTCGGTGGGCGGCCGCGCAAGACCGCCAGCTCGGGGTGA
- a CDS encoding BrnT family toxin: MQFIWDEAKSERTYRERGFDFAFATLIFEGPTLEREDTRQDYGERRMLAIGMAQGVELTVCYTDRVTTTGSMIRRIVSARRSQYRERKAYHQAFEGR; this comes from the coding sequence ATGCAGTTCATCTGGGACGAGGCAAAGAGCGAACGCACGTATCGCGAGCGGGGTTTCGACTTCGCCTTCGCCACGTTGATCTTTGAGGGGCCAACGCTTGAGCGCGAGGATACGCGGCAGGATTACGGAGAGCGTCGGATGCTCGCCATCGGCATGGCGCAGGGCGTTGAGCTCACAGTCTGTTACACTGATCGCGTCACTACCACCGGGAGCATGATCCGGCGGATCGTGTCCGCCCGAAGGAGCCAATATCGTGAGCGCAAAGCGTACCACCAAGCCTTCGAAGGTCGCTGA
- a CDS encoding BrnA antitoxin family protein: MSAKRTTKPSKVAEPARRGRADLARLRVVRDAEITRTSPRELAGLPADFWAGAAVVEPVAKQAISLRVDEDVLAWFRSLGPRYQTRMNAVLRSYMTQTAAPARRRPKNGAA, translated from the coding sequence GTGAGCGCAAAGCGTACCACCAAGCCTTCGAAGGTCGCTGAGCCTGCCCGGCGTGGCCGTGCCGACCTCGCACGACTCCGGGTGGTTCGCGATGCCGAGATCACCCGCACCAGCCCACGAGAACTCGCCGGATTGCCGGCAGACTTCTGGGCGGGCGCCGCAGTGGTCGAGCCGGTTGCCAAGCAGGCCATCTCCCTGCGGGTCGACGAGGACGTCCTGGCCTGGTTCCGGAGCCTCGGCCCGCGCTACCAAACCCGGATGAATGCGGTCCTTCGTTCCTACATGACTCAGACTGCCGCCCCCGCCCGGCGACGTCCGAAAAATGGGGCGGCGTAA
- a CDS encoding 6-bladed beta-propeller, with product MRSPLILLLVALLLAGCADRAADPRTTAATPVVVTGTGDTIPMRETLRVGVLDGDPNYQFDRVLWLLARRDGGVLVYDMASNTQGKLIRQYDAQGRFVRVIGGRGEGPGEYDDFPQGTLLADGSLLIVSQGQQRIMRFDSAGKFTGSWPGPTAIVDVAPATDSGWYVASVSAHYPQEARARAITYFRYDRLGQLVDTIPAPPAYRDGPSADAFGPTAMIIVLPDGRFVSSRTDSIAFQMDGPTGSTSYARPSDRARYSEEEKKSIVGEFAVVSRMSGMKPQPMEIPDLKQAFWYMVSDPDGRILFLRRTAGFPIADTTNLRPEDPRWRGMLEIDVFDSSATYRGRLVTPRDVVNRLYAFGKGHLWLMHEGESGEQYLVRWEPAREAW from the coding sequence ATGCGCTCTCCCCTGATCCTGCTGCTCGTTGCGCTGCTCCTCGCCGGCTGTGCCGATCGCGCTGCTGACCCGCGCACCACGGCCGCGACTCCCGTCGTCGTCACCGGCACCGGTGACACGATTCCGATGCGCGAGACGCTCCGCGTCGGCGTCCTCGATGGCGACCCCAACTATCAGTTCGACCGCGTCCTCTGGCTGCTGGCGCGACGCGACGGCGGCGTCCTCGTCTATGATATGGCGTCGAACACCCAAGGCAAGCTGATCCGTCAGTACGACGCGCAGGGACGGTTCGTGCGCGTGATCGGCGGCCGCGGCGAGGGTCCCGGCGAGTACGACGATTTTCCCCAGGGGACGCTGCTCGCCGATGGATCGCTGCTGATCGTGAGCCAGGGTCAGCAGCGCATCATGCGCTTCGACTCCGCAGGCAAGTTCACCGGCAGCTGGCCCGGGCCGACCGCCATCGTCGACGTCGCACCTGCCACGGACAGCGGGTGGTACGTGGCAAGCGTCTCGGCGCACTATCCGCAGGAAGCGAGGGCACGAGCGATCACCTATTTCCGCTATGACCGACTGGGGCAGCTCGTCGACACGATCCCCGCGCCGCCAGCGTATCGCGATGGCCCATCCGCCGATGCCTTCGGTCCGACGGCGATGATCATCGTCCTCCCCGACGGCCGCTTCGTGAGCAGTCGCACCGACTCGATCGCCTTCCAGATGGATGGCCCGACCGGCTCGACCTCCTACGCCCGCCCCTCGGACCGCGCGCGCTACAGCGAGGAGGAGAAGAAATCGATCGTGGGCGAATTTGCGGTTGTCAGCCGGATGTCGGGGATGAAGCCGCAGCCGATGGAAATACCGGATCTGAAGCAGGCGTTCTGGTACATGGTCTCCGACCCGGATGGTCGGATCCTCTTCCTCCGGCGCACCGCCGGCTTCCCGATTGCCGATACCACCAATCTCCGACCTGAAGATCCGCGGTGGCGCGGCATGCTCGAGATCGACGTCTTCGACTCTTCCGCCACGTATCGCGGACGGCTCGTCACGCCGCGGGATGTCGTGAACCGCCTCTACGCCTTCGGCAAGGGCCACCTCTGGCTGATGCACGAAGGGGAGAGCGGCGAGCAGTATCTGGTGCGGTGGGAGCCGGCGCGGGAGGCGTGGTAG
- a CDS encoding serine hydrolase: MRRLWLVMGLSLAACGGGSDPVVPPPPPPPPPAAVATVVVTAANASLQPPQTTTLTATLKDADGTVLTGRSITWSSSAEGVASVAAGGLVTAVSAGTAVMTATSEGKSGSVQITVSAVPVATSVVVTPATPTVISRATQAMTAAIRDQLGNPVSGTVTWQSADPAVATVNTTSGLVTAVSPGTTTITAASGALTGTTLLTVVPASLTAIVETYRAQFGLPALGAAIVTRTGKTIAIGVSGNRRWGTVTPVTLTDKWHLGSDTKAMTSFLAAMTVKAGLVSWTDLMVQRYPELATIARPEFAGATLRTLATMQSGITGNPNFTPVGTLAQQRVAVDNWAVQQAPAATPGTYYYSNVSYQIFAEIIGRAWATGYEQAMRDKLWTPLGITTGGFGPTTGAGQSDQPVGHEPAGGGWTPCEACDNSWAAGSGKIHMSLPDWSRFIWEVLRADVGQSSLLSQSEARLLTTGATTVNANLGYAYGWTSWNNQRTIQHDGTNGRNRARALLYLDAGVAYILTTNAGDSADDGGAPNAAFNALVTRLQTFYQTGQ, from the coding sequence ATGCGACGACTTTGGCTGGTGATGGGACTGAGCTTGGCGGCGTGCGGTGGTGGCAGCGATCCGGTTGTACCTCCGCCCCCGCCCCCGCCGCCGCCAGCGGCGGTCGCCACGGTGGTGGTCACTGCGGCGAATGCGTCGCTGCAACCACCCCAGACCACCACCCTCACCGCCACGCTCAAGGATGCCGACGGCACCGTGCTGACGGGCCGGTCGATCACCTGGTCCTCCAGTGCCGAGGGCGTCGCCTCGGTCGCGGCCGGCGGGCTGGTCACGGCCGTCTCGGCCGGCACCGCGGTGATGACCGCGACCAGTGAGGGGAAGAGTGGCTCGGTGCAGATCACGGTGAGTGCGGTGCCAGTGGCGACCAGCGTGGTCGTCACCCCCGCCACGCCGACCGTGATTTCCCGGGCCACGCAGGCGATGACCGCGGCCATCCGGGATCAGCTCGGCAACCCGGTCAGCGGAACGGTCACCTGGCAATCGGCCGATCCGGCCGTGGCGACCGTCAACACCACCTCCGGGCTGGTCACCGCGGTCTCCCCCGGCACCACCACCATCACCGCGGCCAGCGGCGCGCTCACGGGCACCACGCTCCTGACCGTGGTGCCCGCCAGTCTCACCGCGATCGTCGAGACGTACCGGGCCCAATTCGGGCTGCCGGCGCTGGGGGCCGCCATCGTGACGCGCACCGGCAAGACGATCGCCATCGGCGTGTCGGGGAATCGCCGCTGGGGCACGGTGACGCCGGTGACGCTCACCGACAAGTGGCACCTTGGATCGGACACCAAGGCGATGACGTCATTTCTCGCCGCGATGACGGTCAAGGCCGGCCTCGTCTCGTGGACCGACTTGATGGTGCAGCGCTACCCCGAACTCGCGACGATTGCGCGCCCGGAGTTTGCCGGGGCAACCCTGCGCACCCTGGCGACGATGCAGTCCGGCATCACCGGCAATCCGAATTTCACCCCGGTGGGGACGCTCGCCCAGCAGCGCGTTGCGGTCGACAACTGGGCCGTGCAACAGGCACCGGCCGCCACGCCCGGCACGTACTACTACAGCAACGTCTCGTACCAGATTTTCGCCGAGATCATCGGGCGGGCCTGGGCCACCGGGTACGAGCAGGCGATGCGCGACAAGCTCTGGACGCCGCTCGGGATCACCACCGGCGGCTTCGGCCCGACGACCGGGGCGGGCCAAAGCGATCAGCCGGTCGGCCATGAGCCTGCGGGCGGTGGCTGGACGCCGTGCGAGGCGTGCGACAACTCCTGGGCCGCCGGGTCAGGCAAGATCCACATGAGCCTGCCGGATTGGTCGCGATTCATCTGGGAGGTGCTGCGCGCGGATGTCGGACAATCGTCGTTGCTCAGCCAGAGCGAAGCGCGGCTCCTGACGACCGGGGCCACGACGGTCAACGCCAACCTGGGCTATGCCTACGGCTGGACGTCGTGGAACAACCAGCGGACGATTCAGCATGACGGGACCAACGGTCGGAACCGGGCTCGCGCCCTGCTCTATCTCGATGCGGGCGTGGCGTACATTCTGACGACCAATGCGGGCGATTCGGCCGATGACGGCGGTGCGCCCAATGCCGCCTTCAACGCGCTGGTGACGCGACTGCAGACCTTCTACCAGACCGGCCAATAG
- a CDS encoding serine/threonine protein kinase, which translates to MDDAALTPERLQQLQHAFESALAIEDEAARAQHLHQLAQDDSALASRVRGLLAAHARTGNALERGAANAPRWLHEEAVDHRVGTRVGAFQIVREIGFGGMGTVYEATRVDQQFEMRVAIKFLRRHTAGEAALSRFRHERQILASLVHPHIAALLDGGVTPDGQPYFAMEFVEGEPITQWADHRALTVPERLALFLQVCAAVQYAHQSLVVHRDLKPGNILVTGDGAVKLLDFGIAKLLRDTTEDDTTSATATAAGTRAFTPAYASPEQLSGRPMGTRSDVYSLGVVLFELLTGTRPLDVDDMSAADAERVVRDVVPTRPSTVLPPARARALSERSLERARAQISGDLDAVVLMALRKEPERRYGSVEEFAADIRRFLEHRPVLARPEGLGYRFGKLVRRHRAEAAAISLAVISLIGGMVATTLNARATIRERERADQVKTFLVTMLGAANPASFGRDVTMRVVLDSAAVRAAELEAQPALQAEIREIIGGTYLALGEFEPSEAQYRLAIAAHRRLAPNGSRATATALTRLTTVLELEGRYAAADSVLQEADRLFTRFAPKDDAALANLFDVRGRLLLRLGQMPEAKVALQRSLDLHLRILPVNDSARSDAYANLGVVTDELGDHAAAESLLTQAVAAARRVHGDEHPLVAAILSPLATVQEYAGNIRGADSTYRLALAMREKLLGPTHPDYAWTMFNYADHLGRVGRYRESTVWARKVLALRGTTLQDNHPAVATAMRVLGNSLAHLDSLPEAERWLRASWQLRAATLPAGHYLTASSESYLGDFLVRAGRYPEAERRLLASEKALVAARGEDSEIVQEARTRLVGLYTAWKKPAEAARWQAKLPAATPQ; encoded by the coding sequence ATGGACGACGCCGCATTGACCCCCGAACGCCTGCAGCAGTTGCAGCACGCGTTCGAGAGCGCCTTGGCCATCGAGGACGAGGCGGCCCGGGCGCAGCACCTCCACCAGCTCGCGCAGGACGATTCGGCACTGGCGAGCAGGGTCCGGGGACTGCTCGCGGCGCACGCTCGCACGGGCAACGCCCTCGAGCGCGGGGCGGCGAATGCCCCTCGGTGGCTCCACGAGGAGGCGGTCGATCATCGAGTCGGGACCCGCGTCGGCGCGTTCCAGATCGTCCGCGAAATCGGCTTCGGCGGAATGGGCACCGTCTACGAGGCCACCCGGGTCGACCAGCAGTTCGAGATGCGCGTGGCCATCAAGTTCCTGCGCCGACACACCGCTGGCGAGGCCGCGCTGAGCCGCTTCCGCCACGAGCGCCAGATCCTCGCCTCGCTGGTCCATCCCCACATCGCCGCGCTGCTCGACGGCGGCGTCACGCCGGATGGTCAGCCGTACTTCGCCATGGAGTTTGTCGAGGGCGAACCGATCACGCAGTGGGCCGACCACCGCGCCCTCACCGTGCCCGAGCGACTCGCCCTCTTCCTGCAAGTCTGCGCGGCCGTGCAGTACGCGCACCAGAGTCTCGTCGTTCACCGCGATCTCAAGCCCGGCAACATCCTCGTGACCGGGGACGGCGCCGTCAAGCTCCTGGATTTCGGCATCGCGAAGCTTCTCCGCGACACCACGGAGGACGACACCACGAGCGCGACGGCCACCGCGGCCGGCACCCGGGCATTCACCCCCGCCTATGCCTCACCGGAACAGCTCTCCGGCAGGCCGATGGGGACCCGGTCGGATGTCTATTCCCTCGGCGTGGTGCTCTTCGAGTTGCTGACCGGCACGCGGCCGCTCGACGTCGACGACATGTCGGCCGCCGACGCCGAGCGCGTCGTGCGCGACGTCGTGCCGACGCGACCCAGCACCGTCCTGCCGCCGGCCCGCGCGCGCGCCCTGTCCGAGCGCAGCCTGGAGCGCGCCCGCGCCCAGATCAGCGGCGACCTCGACGCGGTGGTGCTCATGGCACTCCGCAAGGAGCCCGAACGGCGCTACGGATCGGTGGAGGAATTCGCGGCGGACATCCGGCGCTTTCTCGAGCACCGTCCGGTGCTCGCGCGCCCCGAGGGCCTCGGCTACCGCTTCGGGAAGCTCGTCCGGCGCCATCGCGCGGAGGCCGCCGCGATCTCGCTGGCCGTGATCTCGCTCATCGGCGGGATGGTGGCGACGACGCTGAACGCGCGCGCGACGATCCGGGAGCGCGAGCGAGCCGATCAGGTCAAGACCTTCCTGGTGACGATGCTCGGTGCGGCCAATCCGGCATCCTTCGGGCGCGATGTGACGATGCGCGTCGTGCTGGATTCCGCGGCCGTGCGCGCCGCGGAGCTTGAGGCGCAACCGGCGCTCCAGGCCGAGATTCGGGAGATCATCGGCGGGACCTACCTCGCCCTCGGAGAGTTTGAACCGAGCGAGGCACAGTATCGCCTCGCCATCGCCGCCCACCGGCGGCTCGCCCCGAACGGAAGCCGGGCGACCGCGACCGCGCTCACACGGTTGACGACGGTGCTCGAACTCGAGGGACGCTATGCCGCCGCCGACTCCGTGCTGCAGGAGGCCGACCGCTTGTTCACCCGCTTCGCCCCGAAGGATGACGCCGCGCTGGCCAACTTGTTCGACGTGCGCGGCCGACTGCTCCTGCGGCTCGGTCAGATGCCCGAGGCCAAGGTCGCCCTGCAGCGATCCCTCGACCTGCATCTTCGCATCCTGCCGGTCAACGATTCCGCCCGCTCTGACGCCTATGCCAACCTCGGGGTGGTGACCGACGAACTCGGCGACCACGCCGCGGCGGAGTCGCTGCTGACCCAGGCGGTCGCCGCCGCGCGACGCGTCCACGGCGATGAGCATCCGCTGGTCGCCGCCATCCTCTCGCCGCTCGCCACGGTGCAGGAGTACGCCGGCAACATTCGCGGTGCCGATTCCACCTACCGGCTGGCGCTCGCAATGCGCGAGAAGCTGCTCGGCCCGACGCATCCCGACTATGCGTGGACGATGTTCAACTACGCCGACCATCTCGGCCGGGTCGGCCGCTACCGCGAATCGACGGTCTGGGCCAGAAAGGTCCTCGCGCTCCGCGGCACGACCCTGCAGGACAATCATCCCGCGGTCGCCACCGCGATGCGCGTCCTCGGCAACTCGCTGGCGCACCTCGACTCCCTGCCCGAGGCCGAACGGTGGTTGCGGGCCAGCTGGCAGCTGCGAGCGGCCACGCTCCCGGCCGGGCATTATCTCACCGCGTCGAGTGAGAGCTATCTGGGCGACTTCCTCGTGCGGGCGGGCCGCTACCCCGAAGCGGAGCGCCGGCTGCTGGCCAGCGAGAAGGCCCTGGTGGCCGCGCGCGGCGAGGACTCGGAGATCGTGCAGGAAGCCCGAACCCGACTGGTCGGACTCTACACCGCGTGGAAGAAGCCGGCAGAGGCCGCGCGCTGGCAGGCCAAGCTGCCGGCCGCCACACCGCAATGA
- a CDS encoding sigma-70 family RNA polymerase sigma factor, whose amino-acid sequence MPETPKPEITRLLDQVCDGVPGAADALAEQVYGELHRIAVNAMRHEQDGHTLRPTELVSEAFMRLLGQRTVAWQNRSHFYGVAATTIRRILLDHARARRAVKRDHGVRITLDDSVRAETTDALDLIALDDALQRLERLAPRQGRVIELRFFGGLEIDEAAEVMGVSIATVKRDWTFARAFLLEALGPTA is encoded by the coding sequence ATGCCCGAGACCCCCAAGCCGGAAATCACCAGGTTGCTCGACCAGGTCTGCGATGGCGTGCCGGGCGCGGCCGACGCGCTCGCCGAGCAGGTCTATGGGGAACTCCATCGCATCGCCGTCAACGCCATGCGCCACGAGCAGGACGGCCACACCCTGCGCCCGACCGAGTTGGTCAGTGAGGCCTTCATGCGCCTGCTCGGGCAGCGCACCGTCGCCTGGCAGAACCGGTCGCATTTCTACGGGGTGGCCGCCACCACCATCCGACGGATCCTGCTCGACCACGCCCGGGCACGCCGCGCGGTCAAGCGGGACCACGGGGTCCGGATCACCCTTGATGATTCGGTGCGCGCGGAGACCACGGACGCCCTCGACTTGATCGCCCTGGACGATGCCCTGCAGCGGCTCGAGCGCCTCGCGCCTCGTCAGGGCCGGGTCATTGAGCTCCGCTTCTTCGGGGGGCTCGAGATCGACGAGGCCGCCGAGGTGATGGGCGTCTCCATCGCCACCGTCAAGCGGGACTGGACCTTTGCGCGTGCCTTCCTGCTGGAGGCCCTCGGCCCCACCGCCTGA
- the nagB gene encoding glucosamine-6-phosphate deaminase: MASLHRLERLPVEILDPPEALARAAARRIADLIRSRAAQGKGTVLGLATGSTPVGVYAELVRMHREEGLSFQTVETFNLDEYWPMAPDSLHSYHRFMREHLFDLVDLDPAKCHVPPGSVDREQVEAVCAAYEQQIRDAGGIDLQLLGIGKTGHIGFNEPGSGDDSRTRLVTLDAVTRRDAAADFFGERNVPRQAITMGVATILEAREILLLATGEHKAGILRRAIEGEIDHHVAATFLQGHPNTIVYCDAAASADLTRIATPWLLDEIEWTPDLELRAVAWLSQTAGKAILKLTEADYAEHHLSPLVARHGEAGAVNGEAFNALGAKIRGRSKLPKGQTIICFSPHPDDDVISAGGILRKLILNENQIIVAYMTSGNIAVFDHDALRYVEVIERLASDAHLGRRAVDSLAERVRHSLESKAPGDIDSAEVQDLKRVIREGEAVSGIETLGLSRHNARFLNLPFYQTGKVKKDPIGPRDVAIIRALLEEINPDLVLVAGDLSDPHGTHRLCKDAIELALAEVKPAGIVPEVWLYRGAWQEWPVTEATWLVPLAQEELKLKIQAIFKHQSQKDSAPFPGQDDREFWQRVESRNKGTAELLNQLGLAEYFAMEAYVVG, from the coding sequence ATGGCCTCCCTCCATCGCCTCGAACGCCTTCCGGTTGAGATCCTCGATCCGCCGGAAGCCCTGGCGCGCGCCGCCGCGCGCCGCATCGCCGACCTGATCCGCTCCCGCGCCGCCCAGGGGAAGGGAACCGTCCTCGGCCTCGCCACCGGATCGACCCCCGTCGGGGTCTACGCCGAACTGGTGCGCATGCACCGCGAGGAGGGGCTCTCGTTCCAGACCGTCGAGACCTTCAACCTCGATGAGTACTGGCCGATGGCGCCCGACTCGCTCCACTCCTACCACCGCTTCATGCGCGAGCATCTCTTCGACCTGGTCGACCTCGACCCGGCCAAGTGTCACGTGCCGCCGGGGTCGGTCGATCGGGAACAGGTCGAGGCGGTCTGCGCCGCGTACGAACAGCAGATCCGGGACGCCGGCGGGATCGACCTCCAGCTCCTCGGCATCGGCAAGACCGGCCACATCGGCTTCAACGAGCCCGGCTCGGGCGATGATTCGCGCACCCGGCTGGTCACGCTCGACGCCGTGACGCGCCGTGACGCCGCCGCCGACTTCTTCGGCGAGCGCAACGTCCCGCGCCAGGCGATCACGATGGGCGTCGCCACGATCCTTGAGGCGCGCGAGATCCTCCTCCTCGCGACCGGTGAGCACAAGGCGGGGATCCTCCGCCGCGCGATCGAGGGCGAGATCGATCACCACGTCGCCGCGACCTTCCTGCAAGGCCACCCGAACACCATCGTCTACTGCGACGCTGCCGCTTCCGCCGACCTGACGCGCATTGCCACGCCGTGGCTGCTCGACGAGATCGAGTGGACACCGGACCTCGAACTGCGTGCCGTCGCGTGGCTGTCGCAGACCGCGGGCAAGGCGATCCTCAAGCTCACCGAAGCCGACTACGCCGAGCATCATCTCTCGCCGCTGGTGGCGCGGCATGGCGAGGCCGGTGCCGTCAACGGGGAGGCGTTCAACGCCCTCGGCGCCAAGATCCGCGGCCGCTCCAAGCTCCCCAAGGGCCAGACGATCATCTGCTTCTCGCCGCACCCCGACGACGACGTCATCTCGGCGGGCGGGATCCTGCGCAAGCTGATCCTCAACGAGAATCAGATCATCGTGGCCTACATGACCAGCGGCAACATCGCCGTCTTCGATCACGACGCGCTGCGGTACGTGGAGGTGATCGAGCGGCTCGCGAGCGATGCGCACCTGGGGCGACGCGCGGTCGATTCGCTCGCGGAGCGCGTGCGTCACTCGCTCGAATCCAAGGCGCCTGGCGACATCGACTCTGCCGAAGTGCAGGACCTCAAGCGCGTGATCCGCGAAGGCGAGGCGGTGAGCGGGATCGAGACCCTCGGCCTCTCGCGCCACAACGCCCGCTTCCTGAACCTGCCGTTCTACCAGACCGGCAAGGTGAAGAAGGATCCGATCGGACCGCGCGACGTCGCGATCATCCGTGCGCTGCTCGAGGAGATCAATCCCGACCTGGTGCTCGTCGCCGGCGACCTCTCCGATCCGCACGGCACGCACCGCCTCTGCAAGGACGCCATCGAGCTGGCGCTCGCCGAGGTGAAGCCGGCGGGGATCGTGCCGGAGGTGTGGCTCTATCGCGGCGCGTGGCAGGAGTGGCCGGTCACCGAGGCGACGTGGCTGGTGCCGCTCGCGCAGGAAGAGCTCAAGCTCAAGATTCAGGCGATCTTCAAGCATCAATCGCAGAAGGATTCGGCGCCGTTCCCGGGCCAGGACGATCGCGAGTTCTGGCAGCGGGTCGAGTCGCGCAACAAGGGGACCGCGGAGCTGCTCAACCAGCTGGGATTGGCGGAGTACTTTGCGATGGAAGCGTACGTTGTTGGGTGA
- a CDS encoding metallophosphoesterase yields MTRRQWLLRAAGITVGTGLASLGYAVGWEPEWLEVVTRDLPIRGLPAALEGKTLVQLSDLHMGPRVDDSYIARTFATVTALRPDIVVMTGDWISYRRTTQLESFDRLIASFPQGQLATIGILGNHDYGTNWRMPAVAEAITTRAEAHGVRMLRNEAAVVDGLTIIGLEDLWGPYFTPPPALLAASDAPRLVLCHNPDAADHPIWSGYQGWILAGHTHGGQCKPPFLPPPILPVENRRYTSGEIAVRGERRLYINRGVGYLIRARFNARPEVTEFRLKG; encoded by the coding sequence CTGACTCGACGTCAATGGCTGCTTCGCGCCGCCGGCATCACGGTCGGCACCGGCCTCGCCTCCCTTGGCTACGCCGTTGGCTGGGAGCCGGAGTGGCTGGAGGTCGTCACGCGCGATCTCCCGATCCGCGGGCTTCCTGCCGCGCTCGAGGGAAAGACGCTGGTGCAGCTGAGCGACCTGCACATGGGCCCGCGCGTCGACGACAGCTACATCGCCAGGACTTTCGCCACGGTGACGGCGCTCAGGCCGGACATCGTGGTGATGACCGGTGACTGGATCAGCTATCGTCGCACCACGCAGCTCGAGTCGTTCGACCGGCTGATTGCTTCCTTCCCGCAGGGCCAGCTGGCGACGATCGGCATCCTCGGCAACCACGACTACGGCACCAACTGGCGGATGCCTGCCGTGGCGGAAGCCATCACCACGCGTGCCGAAGCGCACGGCGTGCGGATGCTGCGCAATGAGGCCGCGGTGGTCGATGGGCTCACCATCATCGGCCTCGAGGACCTGTGGGGACCGTACTTCACGCCACCGCCTGCGCTGCTGGCGGCGAGCGACGCGCCGCGGCTGGTCCTCTGCCACAATCCCGATGCCGCCGATCACCCGATCTGGAGTGGCTACCAGGGCTGGATCCTCGCGGGGCACACCCACGGCGGGCAGTGCAAGCCGCCCTTCCTGCCACCACCGATCCTTCCGGTCGAGAATCGGCGCTACACCTCGGGCGAGATCGCCGTGCGTGGCGAACGGCGACTCTATATCAATCGTGGCGTCGGTTACCTGATCCGGGCGCGGTTCAATGCGCGTCCGGAGGTGACGGAGTTTCGGTTGAAAGGGTGA
- a CDS encoding VIT family protein — protein MHIERHRSDRIGWLRAAVLGANDGLISTSSLVVGVAAAAPDRAAILVAAVAGLAAGALSMAAGEYVSVSSQADTEHADIARERGELATDPEPELAELAGIYVKRGLTPDLAAQVAVQLTAHDALGAHARDELGIHEFTTAKPIQAAIASAASFAVGAAPPAILAAVLPTSVLSGGVVAVTIVLLVGLGAVAAQLGGASLVRGALRVAFWGGVAMGVTALVGRLFGAVV, from the coding sequence ATGCACATCGAACGTCATCGCAGTGATCGGATCGGCTGGCTCCGCGCCGCCGTGCTCGGAGCGAACGACGGGCTCATCTCGACGTCGTCGCTCGTGGTGGGTGTCGCGGCGGCGGCGCCGGACCGAGCGGCGATTCTCGTCGCGGCCGTCGCAGGGCTCGCGGCTGGTGCGCTCTCGATGGCGGCAGGCGAGTATGTCTCCGTCTCGTCGCAGGCCGACACCGAGCATGCCGACATTGCGCGCGAGCGCGGCGAGCTCGCCACTGATCCGGAGCCCGAGCTGGCCGAGCTGGCCGGCATCTACGTGAAGCGCGGCCTCACGCCGGACCTCGCGGCGCAGGTCGCCGTGCAGCTCACCGCGCACGACGCCCTCGGCGCCCATGCGCGCGACGAGCTCGGCATCCACGAATTCACCACCGCCAAGCCGATCCAGGCGGCGATCGCCTCGGCGGCGTCGTTCGCCGTGGGAGCGGCGCCACCGGCGATCCTCGCCGCGGTGTTGCCGACCAGCGTCCTCTCGGGCGGTGTGGTGGCCGTCACCATCGTGCTGCTGGTCGGTCTGGGAGCGGTGGCGGCGCAACTCGGTGGCGCGTCACTGGTGCGCGGCGCGTTGCGCGTCGCCTTCTGGGGCGGCGTGGCGATGGGGGTGACGGCGCTGGTGGGGAGGTTGTTCGGGGCGGTGGTGTAG